From the genome of Anopheles funestus chromosome 2RL, idAnoFuneDA-416_04, whole genome shotgun sequence:
ACGAGTGCCGCGACAATGACACCCATAGCAGCCGCGAATGGTCGTATCAGGTTGGTAATCAATCGCGACGCCCACTCATCGTTGATACCGTCAGCGTGCGATGTCGGCAGAAAGAATCGCGACTGCAGATAGGATTGTTCATGCGAATGGAAGTTCACCATGCCGGTCTGGATGAATACCAGCGCTAGCACATTGCAGAGGAGTATCTTGTTGGAAAAGACGCGTCTCACCGTGGACCAAAGCGAAATATCCGCGAGCCATTTGTCGGCGGTGGCGATCGATTGCATGCTGTTGTTGGTGGCCGTTTCAACGATATCGTTTGCCGCTTGCCGTACCATCGTGGCGAGCAATCGTTTGGGAAAAAGTGAGATGATGAAACCGAGCAGGAATGTTAGCGGCCCTATGATGGCCCATCCGAGCCACCAGCCGAGTGTGGTCGCTCCGACCGCTAAACCGATCGCAAGTCCAAGCTGGGCGCCCCAAATGCGAGCCGCTATGACGCACCCTGCCGAAAAGAGGTACAATATGATGTTCGTGAATACCGTATGTTCGTACCTTTTGCGAGGGATACGCACCGATCAAACCAGGGCTGTGATGTGTCCGCACATTATCGTCAACATAGCTGATGCCAAGAGTGTAGATGGCAACATTCGCGAGGCCAATCAATATCTGTGCGATAAACATTAGCACCAGTGTTGTAATGGCGTACGGCCGATCCAATACCAACTTGGCCGATTGCTCCAGTGTGCAAGTTTTGTCCATGTTTAGTGCCTCGATGGTGTTGCTTTCCTCCGTGCTGTACAGTAAGAGGTAAAACGCATTAATAACTTAATAATGACCTTCCATAACACGATTCATAGAGACCGGAAGATCACTATTGATCGTGCACAAGCctttcacacacaaaatactAACAAATTCAGCATAAACACAATTTTGATCACTGTTTCGAAGGAGGGGTTTTGTTTCTAAAACCCGGCTCCACGTTATCACTCACTGCGTACTCACTTGTGCGTCAGCGTCGGTATTATAATCACGATCAGACTGATTGCCTGTAGCATAAATATTCCTCCCAGCCATGATATCCGATGAATGCGATTGCCCCAATAGCTTACTAGCAACGCAAACACGCCCTGGGCAACACCGGCCATTACCAGCAACCAGTCCAGGACGATCGGATCGAAGCTTAGCTCACTGGCAGCTTGATGCGCCGCCAGCCGGAAGTAGCTTTCGATGCCACCGCTGACGAAAGCCACCAACGACAGACATATTACGAAGGAGGTAGCGGTGCCAAGTCGTATACAACCTGGACCATTACAACAGCTGCATGCCGTCACACCGCAGTCGATCGAATCTGTCAAAAAAGCGGTACAAATTCCGAGCGCAGAATGGGTTTAGTACGAGGTAAGCAAGCGCTGATAACACGACGCTATCTACCGAACATTGGGCGCGGACCTGACTACGCAACCTGCGGGCTGGTGAGTAATGTAGTATCTCCCTACCGTACTCACCTTGCTTGATGTTGTTTGCGTTGGCCTCTATACGCGGCTGTCGCTCGTGGTTGCTTAGCAACGATTCTTGGCGCATCATTTTGTAGATTTTACAAGCTGGGTTCCGTTTCCTTAATCAAACACCATCCTGTCTCACAAATTTAGTATCGAAACGTTGTAAAGTTAATCCTGAATCGCCGTCGCCAAATTGCCAGAATTACTACGTGCCCGTGGATTGATTCACAGGCAAACTCTTACTGAACCATGCAATCGGTGAGGCAAGTTGTGAATTCCACATTATCTTATAGTACTGCCACCAACGTTATCTAATCTTATCGAAATGGTTTTACTCTTGCTACAGTGACACTGGGTGGTTCTGAAAATGCGCAAAAACGCGACCTTGTGTTAGAAATTTTTGTTAACTTTCCGTTACGTTGAACCTCTGTTGGTACACCTTAAATACTCCAAAGATGAAGTTGTTTATttgaaagtttatttattgaaattttgtaGATTCTTCAGAGTTGCTCAATGTTTCACCATATAGAAACATTCCATCACAATACCTAACTCGTGACGAGTAACAGTCATAGCTGTAGGTCATTCATGTATGATTTGCTAGGTCAAATAGCCTTTGAAGTTCCGAAAACTTTTACCTGATTAGATTAGATAACTAATATTTCCTATAACGCACAGATATCATCAAAACCGATATTTGATATCGTTAATACGTTTTTCAAAATTCCTGCACGTACAATATTAAAACAGAATACTACATAAGTGACTAACTTTTCACATTCACAAAAGCCAAAgtttaaagtaataaaaaaggcgaaaatgaattgtttttttcataaattcattTGCATACAGAATAATGATGATATTAAAactttgtatttaaaaaaaaaacaattcccttTTGTGTGATACAACTGCACATCTTCGTATCTTAGGTAATATATAGTACAATGCACAACACGGAAAGATGCTGCTGTGGCCCTTATTAACCGGTCCATATTCGTGTAGACTCACAACGTCGATCAGTGCTTTTCAATCATAAATTTACGGCATGAAAGTTATGGAAACGTTTCTTGTTGCGCTAGTTATGCCGAATGAGAAACTCAATCCTTATGATAgcgtatattttttatatataataCGGTTAGAACGTATTGGTATAAAGTTAGCCTTTCGTAATTGGCAAATTCctaacaataaaattgatattgaagaaaaataaatacatagttctgaaaaaaatatataattttaaattcaatagTAATATCAACGTAACATTTATATCACAGTAGACATCATAATAATTACTAAAATGATGTGTTATAAATCTGTTCTCCATTCTTCTCATAATCAtgtatttttctctttatctctTATTGATGTTGCTTTCGTTTACGAAAAGGTTGACTGTCCGAAATTTATTTCACCCTTTGCTGAATAATGGCTCTTCCATTTTGGGTTCAGCAACGAATGTTGTTTAATCGGTCATTACCAATTTACTAGTGTTGAGTGAATCTGATCCGGATACATGAATCTGAAAGAACTGAATAAGTGACTCTGAATCCCTGTTCTGAACATTAATGAATCCTCAAAGGCTTATGCATCCTTAAAGATTCCAATGGAGAACTGGTGATCCTCAAAGATTCGAAGAGAAAGCTATAAATAGCAGGCAACGCAAGATATCCCTTTACGTTCTAATGCCACAAAGGAAACAGttgtaagaaaacaaaattctgcTCAATCGATCTTCATAACCGAATGCTATCAGTACTTAGactatgttttcttttactgtGGAACAACAAGAGGTCTTGATAGTTTAGAGTACGCCCAGGGTTGGATTTAGTACCGGTCCCATCGGGTGCGAAAGTCTGGGGCCGCTACTATACCGGGTCGGTCATTTCGGttatttcttttgtaaaataataacaatttttcTGAAGCCAAACACGTTAATGTGTAAATGTGTAAAATCCTAACACCTTAGAGATATGATTTTATTAGGTTTTGTAAGCCCAAAAGCATTCTTTAAGGTGTCGACTCATGATTTTAATgtctcttcactgaagattcatatgaatgacatTTTTCATAGGATTATTAAAGCACAatactaaaattaaattaccaaATACAACAATACAGAgaagataaattaaaacttataTCATTTTACTTAGCAAACCTCAAAGCTGGGGTTTACAACTTTgacatcacaaaaaaaactacggcATAAACTTAGTGCAATAGTTTATATAGGCCCAAACTATCATTCCTGTTAAGGCCTCCCGGGAGCTTGCATGATGATCGATCGACTGCTCGATCGCAGCACAAAAtacaataagaataaaaaaccatATGTAGAATTGGTCGATCAGTCAACAATAATTAGCTATAAAACCGCAAAATAGTGTAATAAAATTGGCATTCACCAACAGAACGAGTCAGTGATAATTACTCTTTAGTCGGAGTGACCAGCGCATATCTAGAGAAAGGCGTTGCGAGGTTAGCACGCGACAGTATTTCATATCAACCAATTTCTTCAATTATGATTCAAATACTAACGATTGAGCATCCCTGACACCGCTTCGCTGCAGCGTTCATTGGCCATCGGAAGCTCTCATTCTTTAGTTTGAGATCACGTCCCGTGCGCACTGCAGGCACATTTAACAAGTGGTCGAGCAGCTTTCGAGCGCGATGTCCCGCGGTGCCAATCGAGTGAAACTTCCAGACCAAGTGACCAAGCTGGTCGACGAAATAtccaaataaaaatgtgtgcACAAAGTTTGACCCGCCGTACTTGAAGCTTTTCTTAAATGTGCTTATCGATTGTGCGCGGTAGTGGATGTGTGTGACACTTAATGCGAAACTCAAAGTCTTCACATCTTCACAATACAAATGCATGCTTGTGCTGCTTTTGAGGCAACGCAAAATACACTAAAGTAATGAATGTGACAAAAATGTGCTACATAATTAAACACTTTAAATCCCATTCGCAAAATCATTTTACCAATCGCGCTCAGGCTCAGGTTTCGTACGGTGATCAAATTACTGCCACGGTTCTATTGTGCGCCTACTCAACGCCACAAATTTCCGTCCCTTCGCGCGTTCTCTGTCGGGTGTGCGGAAGCACAGATGCGCTGATGTTATTATGATAATAGTGTGAAATTACTACTGTCCACTGTAGACACCGACGCTTGTGACGCTTGTGGGCCACGTTACCGTTTTGTTGTcggaacgggttttttttattcatttggaaacattttttttttcggaaccATGCTATGCTCACATGAGCGCATCCGTGCTGTAGAGTGTTCCACGTGTGTTCACTATCTAGAAACAGCGTGACCGCAAAAGAATGTTCTCACTACTCGTGTTATTACTGTAGCTCGTAGCGCGGATTGTAGTGGATAAAGCTGACCTACTGATCATCTGTCGTGCCGGAACGCTGTCCCATTGTTGCTGGCTGGGATGAGTGGTGGAAATTTTgagattaaaaaaagtaaaatccaGCATGCAATACTATGAATTAAACGTTATCCAAAATGATCACCGACAAACACACGAACACGATGGTGAAAAAGCTAATGATCATGAAGATTTCCAGAACATCCGCTAATTTGCAAAGCGGCGCGTTTGCATGTTTGTGATTGTGTGATAGACTATTTTATAGTCGTTTTTTCTCATAGTTTTCCGATATTGATTTATGACCATGTTTGAACGAAAAATTTGAAGTGTCATACGTGGGCAGCAGAGTGCTTTAAAGATcgtgctttaaaataaatggtgGAAGTACCTAttgtttaacattatttaaCAAACGCTGCACTGTTTGCAGTTTATTCAATACGTAACAAAGCTCTGCCTAGCCTTTTtaagatgttgttttttatctGTTCCCATGTTCAGCGTTCGTATGAAGTAAGTTGTTTCAATCACTTAAATTACTCTTTGCGTCACCCAATGCGCTAGATCGTAACCGCCGGTGTATTGACATTTGCGCTCATTTTCTAACACGAAAAAGGTATTGAACATGTTGAGAATGCCTACGGTTGGTGTTGGAGTAGAAATTCTAAAACCGGTTGTACGACCTTTACGCATTATGTTCATACAGCTTCCcagctcatcatcatcagtggtAGCATTACTGAACaagttttcaatttgtttactGCATCCATGCGTGTAAACACGCAAAACACGCCACAAGAAGTAAAAAGTggctaaacaaaaaactaaagaaaaagtttgcttttttcgcATTCAATGATAATCGAATGGAAAgacaaaaaagtaaaccacCCGTTACTGGAAACATTCTACAAAAGATTTGTAATTTCATTGGATCTTGGATCTTGAAGTGAAGTGGGAATTCTAAAACGAAAATCTCatgaaaaactaaaaagaaacTAGTCTAACTACTAAAACTAAAACCATTTATTTGATCAAGAACGATCATCGTGTTGAATTATGATTCTTTATGTTGCTTTAATATAAAACTCTCCCTATATATGGAGAAGGAAAGCCATTAGTCGTAGATCAAGCTTATTTGTTAAAGTTTTAGTCCCAAAAATAACATTGATAATGTTAAATTATGCCAAAAAGTAATAGTAAAAGCCTTATaaaagaaacctttttttaattattaaaattcctTTTCAGACCATTTTCATTGTATAATCATAACAATCTCTTGAACTTTCCTCCTAAAACTCTAGTGTTTGTCATGTTCGGACGTTAAATGCTATTTGTCGACAACGCAGCATCAAGTGCAATGGTTCACATCTCGTGCTATTTGTACTGAGAACGACTCATGACATCATTTCGAAATTTTCtacggtttgatttttttttctttattcaggtagaacggcctggtcgtGCTAATACGGTTtgaattcttaaaaaaaataaatacactttGTTCCTGAGTCTAAGAAACATTAATCATGTTGAAGTTTGTTTGTAGAAAGTCCCTGAGTATTCCTGAGTCTAAGAAGAACTAATATGTAGTTTTGTAGTAACTAATATGTACAATATGTAGTTTGAAAAAAGTCTGCAAGACTCTTTATTTCTGAGCCTAAGATCAACTAATCATATTGAAGTTTGTTTGGAAATAGTCTGCACGTATGTCCTCAGCACTACTCCTTGAATTGCTATTATCTAAATAACCGTCATAAGTTGTCGATTATCATCAAAATGAGAGGTTCCTTTCCACACTAAAATTTAAAGGACTTCCTTGTCTGAACCAgtctttgttcgtttttttttatatcgaaCTTCGATACACGATCGTGCGTGCGTTTCACAACGCTTGTTAACTACCACGATAACGTCCACGTAAAAGCACAAGCATTGTTAGTACATTTCTTAGCTGTCCCATAAGGCAAACCAATTTCGATGgcattcattttaaattactaAAATAGTCGACCCCACACAAAGCATACCTCTTTAGTATTCTGTGTGCGCACAGCGAAGCAGGAAATGTACGGCAAATCCTGCCAGGCCCGATAACATCCTTTcccttttcaatttttacacGCGTTATGGACGTAATTTAGCAGCGGCTTCTTATCGTGTAAAATTCACCTGATAGTACAGCAACAAATCTCCCGAAACCCTTCACCATACATTCAATGGCAGTTATCTCCGTATTATCTCCTCCAACGCGACAACACATTGACGCGTATCAATAAAATTAACCCTCAATGGGAGCAGGTGTCAATACCGCATCATCAAACCCACAAAGCACTTACACACCTACATGAATGAACAACTAACTATGCGCCATTGTTCAAATTATGCATGCTTGGGTAGAGTGATGATAGCCGGACAGGACAGGTTGTTTTGGTGTTTCCACGAGAAGTGGAACTCTCGTCGCTACCATGGGCGGTCTTGTCCAACAATGGACGGTACCCTATATCGAACCATCCTCCAGGCTTTTCGCTGGATTGTCATTGCCCATCAAAACGGTCACGATGAAagacaaataacaaaaaaaaactgtccatTCATTGCCTCCTTCTGCTCTGCGCCCCATTACCGTTCCGACCCACGGGACCTGAAACAATTCCCCCGTTACACTCTTCTCCGATAAATGATCTGATTATCTCGCAGCCAAACACGGTACGGCCGTTCGTATCAGCACTTGTCCTGTGAGCGAGGGCCCAACACCAAATATATCGCACCCTCTATCAATCAATCGGGCAACAGTCGTGCGCGGGATCGGTTGCCATCGTGGGCGAATCCACGGGAAAGTTTTCTTCCACCGTCCGGAGTGGCCTTAGCGGGCGGCGAGTTGCGTGGTCATTATCGAATCAAGCGCATCTTCCAACGTTTCGTTCCAGCCCGTTCGACGCACGCAATGATAAGTGATAGTGATTTTCGGGACTTTTGCAGCGAACTAACAAAACCTAACTGGAACCGAACGGACCGGTTCGCTCGTCACAGTAAGTGCAGTGCATAGGCTAGTACTTATCCCTTTTGGAAGTGAGTTCTACGGTGGGTGTTCAACAAGTGACGTGCAAGTGGTAGTGGAACATCGGACAGGTGGTGTTTAGAGGGCTGTAGTCTAGGTACAACGTTGCAACATGAAGTCCAATCAGCTTTGCGGTATATCCTGCTGGCATCCGGCCTGGCTACAGCGGTTTGCCACGCCGCGATCGTTTATTATGGTGTATGGGTTTCTCGGGACCGTGCAAGCGATGGCATACATCTACTTCGTCATCACACTCACCACGCTGGAGAAACGCTTCAAAATACCTTCCTCGACCACTGGTAAGTAGATGGGTAATTGCAAAAACGGATGCGGGACAAAAATGCTAATCGCTATTTTAATGGAGATGAACCCGTACCCGTACAGTCGCCTGTGCGTTACAAATACTAAGGAGTCAGTGGAGCGAATCTGTCGGAGGTTCTCTATCAGCAAAGGAAACCGATCGGCTTTATCATTTGGCACGTTCGTTAGTCGTCTAGACCGCGTATTGATATTGCTGTACTAATACCCTTGCTGTCAACGTCTTTATTGAGCGTTACCACTTGGCtgaagtttttttgtgataataCCATGCGCCATTATATGTTTTCCAAAAAGGCATCCACTATTTCAGTTATCTCATATCTGATCAATTCCCaatttacacaaaattttccactaaATATTTCACGCACACGCATCTTGGACAATCCTTTTCTACCACCAATCTGATCGAAACCCATCGCCCTATCGAAGGTGGAATTTGTAATGGAAAACTCACTAACCACAATGTCAATAACCTGTGCACAACTGGCTGTGATACAGTGGCCTCCACAGCGAATGGATTCCTCCGATAAGTTCAAGTAGTGTCGCTACTTTATCTACTACTCACCGTTCAACTACTGAACAAATAGCAACCTTAAGGGAAATCCTTGACGCGGAAGGCAAAAGACTGGATGGAAGGCTTTAAAATGTGAGTCGTTAAGCTGAattgtttccccttttttgctaAGCTTGTTGTGCGTTATGCAACGAGTACTCCTATCGTTACCAGACGCCATGTAAACGTTGGCAAAACGGACGAGTGTTTCAGTACTTTTACTCTCTCGCATGCTGATACACAGCTGCACAATGTTATCGATCGGTAAACAGCTGTTTTTCTTCGCTGATATCtgataaaagaaaagcttctttttttctctctaataGGACACCATGTCAACAAGTAGTACTGACACATTTGTGGAggttttcttcttgcttttgTGTTTTCGCTCAACTCCATTTTAAATCTCCTCGTGTTAGTTGTGTGCATCTTCTTAGAGCCTTAGAGGAGCACTTAGTAGTTACATTTGGCGCCATTTTATTggatgattgattgattggctgattgattgattgctcACAATAGGGAAACGGCATTGCTTTATCGCTCCATAGCCAAAGCCTCAGTTGCCATTCAACATTTCCCGACGCTATAAGCTCACTGCTAAACCAAActtaacaaacacacacacacgcaaagagattaaatcaaatcaaatgacTTAACAAATCGTGCGTCTTTATTATTGCATGCTTTCCTATTGCAGGTATCATCCTGAGTGGTAACGAAATATCTCAGATCCTGCTATCTCTCATACTGTCGTACGTCGGCGGCCATCGGAACCGGCCTCGCTGGATTGCTTGGGGTGTAGTGTTCTGTGCACTTTCCTGTTTCATTCTCGCTCTGCCACACTTTATCTACGGTGCTGGCGATGAGGCACTCCAACTTACCAAGGAGTATATCCGCGAACGGGAGGAAGACGAAGCACGGATACGAACGCACCAAAACTACACATTCATGGTGAAGAGCACTAACCGGCTGTGCTTGGATGCGTCGTCACCGAAGGAATGTCTCGAGACAATATCGGTCGTACCGCTGGTACTGATCTTTCTGTCCCAGTTCGTGCTCGGTATCGGCAACACGCTGTACTATTCGCTGGGCCAAACGTACCTGGATGATAACACgaagaaaaccaacacacCGCTAATGTTGGCGTATGCGTCCTCTCTGCGCACCTTCGGACCAGTCGTTGGGTTTGCACTTGGTAGGTAGAACGAGCGTTTCAAAGCCACCAGGGGAAATGGTGTCATAAAAGGGATTatcgttcttttttcctttcaggATACTTTGCGCTTAAGATCTACATTGATCCCACCAAGACACCGATTATCGATAGCTCCGATCCGCGCTGGTTGGGAGCATGGTGGTTGGGCTGGATACTGCTCGGCGTTGCGATGATCATCTTTGCCTTTCTTATCGGTATGTTTCCGAAGGAGATACcgaaaaaacccaaatcgGTGGAATCCAACACAAAGCGACCGCATTCCACCGTGCCAGTCATTCTGATGAACGATGCTGAAGCATTCGGCAAGGAGAAAGAAAGTCTTAGCAAACGACAACAGCGCACCGTGTCGGAGAATGCATCTGAGTTTGCCGAAAGCATTGTAGAGTTCCCGCAACTGAAAGGTACGAATGCAAGAATGTTCTTATGGACCAGCCGCTTCTAACGTTCGCTGCTTGATTTCCAGATTTTCCTGTAGCCCTGATCCGTCTTCTGAAGAATAAGCTACTCATGTTCAACATACTGTCCGGCATATTCTACATTCTCGGTTCTAGCGGGTACATAACGTTCCTAAGCAAGTACATCGAGGTGCAGTTCCATAAATCCACTGCTAACGCGACGGTCATAACTGGTCCAATAACGCTTTTCGGTATGGTAGCTGGATTTTTGATATCCGGCATTATCATATCGAAGAAAAAGCCTTCGCCCAAAAAGCTGCTTTTCTGGAACGTGATCGTCGGTGCGGGATACATGGCTGGACAGATATCCTACCTTTTCCTCACCTGTCCGGACGGTACCATGCCGTTGGTAAAGGGTCGGCTCAATCTGACGACAGACTGTAACAGTCACTGCCATTGCGACGGGATCCCTTACAGTCCGATCTGTCAGGAGGAAACGGGCATTACATTCTTTTCCGCCTGTCATGCCGGTTGCGATACGTGGCACATGACCGAAAAGTATTACGACAGTTGCTCCTGCCAGAATGAAAACTATTCACCAATCACAAAACTACCCTGGGAACGGTCGACAACAACCTCATACACACGGACGACTAATCCTTATGATCCTCACACCAATACACCTGGAACGGGTCAAGAAAGTACTACGAAAAGTTTGTTACCTTCGGTCACTATGAGTACTAGTTCGTCAACGATCGAACATCCGGATACAATGACACCTAGCCTCGGAACAGACACAATCAAATTGTTAGCTGGCAATGAACCAGTGGTCAACTATACTCTCTCACATGACGAGCTAAAGGAAGATCCCTACCTAGAACCTAAAGACGTTCCCGATGAATCTACTGCAAAGACTGAGAATAAAGAGGACGATGAAGAGACTACGGTGCCTCCTGTGACAGAAAACGTCCCCGAGGATGCT
Proteins encoded in this window:
- the LOC125763724 gene encoding solute carrier organic anion transporter family member 74D yields the protein MKSNQLCGISCWHPAWLQRFATPRSFIMVYGFLGTVQAMAYIYFVITLTTLEKRFKIPSSTTGIILSGNEISQILLSLILSYVGGHRNRPRWIAWGVVFCALSCFILALPHFIYGAGDEALQLTKEYIREREEDEARIRTHQNYTFMVKSTNRLCLDASSPKECLETISVVPLVLIFLSQFVLGIGNTLYYSLGQTYLDDNTKKTNTPLMLAYASSLRTFGPVVGFALGYFALKIYIDPTKTPIIDSSDPRWLGAWWLGWILLGVAMIIFAFLIGMFPKEIPKKPKSVESNTKRPHSTVPVILMNDAEAFGKEKESLSKRQQRTVSENASEFAESIVEFPQLKDFPVALIRLLKNKLLMFNILSGIFYILGSSGYITFLSKYIEVQFHKSTANATVITGPITLFGMVAGFLISGIIISKKKPSPKKLLFWNVIVGAGYMAGQISYLFLTCPDGTMPLVKGRLNLTTDCNSHCHCDGIPYSPICQEETGITFFSACHAGCDTWHMTEKYYDSCSCQNENYSPITKLPWERSTTTSYTRTTNPYDPHTNTPGTGQESTTKSLLPSVTMSTSSSTIEHPDTMTPSLGTDTIKLLAGNEPVVNYTLSHDELKEDPYLEPKDVPDESTAKTENKEDDEETTVPPVTENVPEDATEPPAEGSSRRKRAVEKIDEQQQYSTTTASSPPNSILYTAKLIPGACVKGCAMGFYLFSIISSIINCLGASGRIGNLLVNYRCVSKQDKSFTQGLILMMISLFALIPGPIIYGRIIDSTCLVWTEECGKRGNCQLYDQKLFRYYINITALCLTSVGVFFDGLVWWYGKTLDLYGERELAEQQQRQQQQQNNKVHPEPISNHAFKHDT